One segment of Rosa chinensis cultivar Old Blush chromosome 6, RchiOBHm-V2, whole genome shotgun sequence DNA contains the following:
- the LOC121049900 gene encoding uncharacterized protein LOC121049900 isoform X2, with protein MGLLGLVGFVLQCFVVLAWPLFALVYPLYSSIKAIETNSITDTHKINTYWVVFSLILLFEHAFMKLLEWFLLWPYIRLLIVFFLVMPHFDGALCVYKHLICPCLSINPQVVINLFNKRKESLERDNFLSEVERYVKENGPEGLEKFIACKSTRTNLNVKEFNAVSSMDNEASKSIKPNGGQKDIKAVQVMVKKKETTASQVSQAEPNLTVNEDKFSSRKMNEKAIGAAADREILNTPPPKKVQKEWTTVSPLPTQTDATFNSPLGDNKHVAEALKIKNEAEPKLTWPESSTVAAMEIYEKPVEVGTVIEDPEPPKEVQKEWTCALSQVTTTCERNLNSHLQGRKHKAAYEALKAGNQAFVPKIAPASTAKTSNQPNKELGKSIPCSGSKQKVTVYENVQGQKNSSPAPITKKHYKPKEELADGVSSKDQKRKIAIQVEKVQSQQPKPNEVPRVKSCPWRCEICSVSCSDEIDLLSHLNGKKHKENVQEQQEYLIRVGEFDIYW; from the exons ATGGGCTTACTGGGTCTTGTTGGATTTGTGCTCCAATGCTTTGTTGTTCTTGCATG GCCTCTCTTTGCTCTGGTCTATCCTCT GTATTCTTCCATCAAAGCCATCGAGACAAATTCCATTACAGATACTCACAAGATAAATACGTATTGGGTCGTCTTCTCATTGATCTTGCTATTTGAGCATGCTTTTATGAAGCTCCTTGAATg GTTCCTGCTGTGGCCATACATTAGGCTACTGATTGTCTTCTTTTTGGTGATGCCACATTTTGATGGTGCCTTATGTGTCTATAAACATCTTATCTGTCCATGCCTCTCCATAAATCCCCAAGTTGTTATCAACTTGTTCAACAAGCGGAAGGAGTCCCTTGAGAGAGATAACTTTCTCTCTGAGGTTGAGAGATATGTCAAGGAGAATGGACCTGAAGGTTTGGAAAAATTTATTGCTTGCAAG TCAACGAGGACAAATCTCAATGTCAAAGAGTTCAATGCAGTTTCATCCATGGATAATGAAGCG TCAAAATCCATAAAGCCAAATGGTGGACAGAAAGATATCAAAGCTGTGCAGGTAAtggtgaaaaagaaggaaacaacTGCTAGCCAA GTTAGTCAGGCAGAGCCTAATCTCACTGTGAATGAAGATAAATTTTCTTCTAGGAAGATGAATGAAAAAGCCATTGGGGCTGCAGCTGACAGAGAAATTCTGAATACTCCACCTCCAAAGAAAGTCCAGAAGGAGTGGACCACAGTCAGTCCGCTACCAACTCAAACTGATGCAACTTTTAATTCCCCTCTCGGTGATAATAAACATGTAGCCGAGGCCTTGAAGATAAAGAATGAGGCAGAGCCGAAGCTCACTTGGCCTGAAAGCAGTACTGTTGCAGCCATGGAAATATATGAAAAGCCGGTTGAGGTTGGAACAGTTATAGAAGATCCAGAGCCTCCTAAAGAAGTCCAGAAAGAGTGGACTTGTGCTCTGTCTCAGGTAACTACTACATGTGAAAGAAATTTGAATTCCCACCTGCAAGGGAGAAAACACAAGGCAGCATATGAGGCACTGAAAGCAGGGAACCAGGCATTTGTGCCCAAGATTGCCCCAGCTTCAACTGCAAAAACATCCAATCAACCAAATAAGGAGCTAGGAAAGAGTATTCCGTGCAGTGGATCAAAACAAAAAGTTACTGTATATGAAAATGTGCAAGGCCAGAAAAATAGTAGTCCAGCTCCAATCACAAAGAAGCACTATAAACCGAAAGAGGAGCTAGCAGATGGTGTATCCAGCAAGGACCAGAAAAGGAAAATTGCTATACAGGTCGAGAAGGTACAAAGTCAACAACCGAAGCCAAATGAAGTTCCAAGGGTGAAGAGTTGTCCTTGGAGGTGTGAGATTTGTAGCGTAAGCTGTTCTGATGAGATTGACTTGCTGTCTCATCTCAACGGAAAAAAACACAAGGAAAATGTGCAAGAACAACAAGAGTACCTAATCAGGGTTGGAGAGTTTGACATTTACTGGTGA
- the LOC121049900 gene encoding uncharacterized protein LOC121049900 isoform X5 — protein sequence MGLLGLVGFALQCFVVLAWPLFALVYPLYSSIKAIETNSITDTHKINTYWVVFSLILLFEHAFMKLLEWFLLWPYIRLLIVFFLVMPHFDGALCVYKHLICPCLSINPQVVINLFNKRKESLERDNFLSEVERYVKENGPEGLEKFIACKSKSIKPNGGQKDIKAVQVSQAEPNLTVNEDKFSSRKMNEKAIGAAADREILNTPPPKKVQKEWTTVSPLPTQTDATFNSPLGDNKHVAEALKIKNEAEPKLTWPESSTVAAMEIYEKPVEVGTVIEDPEPPKEVQKEWTCALSQVTTTCERNLNSHLQGRKHKAAYEALKAGNQAFVPKIAPASTAKTSNQPNKELGKSIPCSGSKQKVTVYENVQGQKNSSPAPITKKHYKPKEELADGVSSKDQKRKIAIQVEKVQSQQPKPNEVPRVKSCPWRCEICSVSCSDEIDLLSHLNGKKHKENVQEQQEYLIRVGEFDIYW from the exons ATGGGCTTACTGGGTCTTGTTGGATTTGCGCTCCAATGCTTTGTTGTTCTTGCATG GCCTCTCTTTGCTCTGGTCTATCCTCT GTATTCTTCCATCAAAGCCATCGAGACAAATTCCATTACAGATACTCACAAGATAAATACGTATTGGGTCGTCTTCTCATTGATCTTGCTATTTGAGCATGCTTTTATGAAGCTCCTTGAATg GTTCCTGCTGTGGCCATACATTAGGCTACTGATTGTCTTCTTTTTGGTGATGCCACATTTTGATGGTGCCTTATGTGTCTATAAACATCTTATCTGTCCATGCCTCTCCATAAATCCCCAAGTTGTTATCAACTTGTTCAACAAGCGGAAGGAGTCCCTTGAGAGAGATAACTTTCTCTCTGAGGTTGAGAGATATGTCAAGGAGAATGGACCTGAAGGTTTGGAAAAATTTATTGCTTGCAAG TCAAAATCCATAAAGCCAAATGGTGGACAGAAAGATATCAAAGCTGTGCAG GTTAGTCAGGCAGAGCCTAATCTCACTGTGAATGAAGATAAATTTTCTTCTAGGAAGATGAATGAAAAAGCCATTGGGGCTGCAGCTGACAGAGAAATTCTGAATACTCCACCTCCAAAGAAAGTCCAGAAGGAGTGGACCACAGTCAGTCCGCTACCAACTCAAACTGATGCAACTTTTAATTCCCCTCTCGGTGATAATAAACATGTAGCCGAGGCCTTGAAGATAAAGAATGAGGCAGAGCCGAAGCTCACTTGGCCTGAAAGCAGTACTGTTGCAGCCATGGAAATATATGAAAAGCCGGTTGAGGTTGGAACAGTTATAGAAGATCCAGAGCCTCCTAAAGAAGTCCAGAAAGAGTGGACTTGTGCTCTGTCTCAGGTAACTACTACATGTGAAAGAAATTTGAATTCCCACCTGCAAGGGAGAAAACACAAGGCAGCATATGAGGCACTGAAAGCAGGGAACCAGGCATTTGTGCCCAAGATTGCCCCAGCTTCAACTGCAAAAACATCCAATCAACCAAATAAGGAGCTAGGAAAGAGTATTCCGTGCAGTGGATCAAAACAAAAAGTTACTGTATATGAAAATGTGCAAGGCCAGAAAAATAGTAGTCCAGCTCCAATCACAAAGAAGCACTATAAACCGAAAGAGGAGCTAGCAGATGGTGTATCCAGCAAGGACCAGAAAAGGAAAATTGCTATACAGGTCGAGAAGGTACAAAGTCAACAACCGAAGCCAAATGAAGTTCCAAGGGTGAAGAGTTGTCCTTGGAGGTGTGAGATTTGTAGCGTAAGCTGTTCTGATGAGATTGACTTGCTGTCTCATCTCAACGGAAAAAAACACAAGGAAAATGTGCAAGAACAACAAGAGTACCTAATCAGGGTTGGAGAGTTTGACATTTACTGGTGA
- the LOC121049900 gene encoding uncharacterized protein LOC121049900 isoform X3, with protein MGLLGLVGFALQCFVVLAWPLFALVYPLYSSIKAIETNSITDTHKINTYWVVFSLILLFEHAFMKLLEWFLLWPYIRLLIVFFLVMPHFDGALCVYKHLICPCLSINPQVVINLFNKRKESLERDNFLSEVERYVKENGPEGLEKFIACKSTRTNLNVKEFNAVSSMDNEASKSIKPNGGQKDIKAVQVSQAEPNLTVNEDKFSSRKMNEKAIGAAADREILNTPPPKKVQKEWTTVSPLPTQTDATFNSPLGDNKHVAEALKIKNEAEPKLTWPESSTVAAMEIYEKPVEVGTVIEDPEPPKEVQKEWTCALSQVTTTCERNLNSHLQGRKHKAAYEALKAGNQAFVPKIAPASTAKTSNQPNKELGKSIPCSGSKQKVTVYENVQGQKNSSPAPITKKHYKPKEELADGVSSKDQKRKIAIQVEKVQSQQPKPNEVPRVKSCPWRCEICSVSCSDEIDLLSHLNGKKHKENVQEQQEYLIRVGEFDIYW; from the exons ATGGGCTTACTGGGTCTTGTTGGATTTGCGCTCCAATGCTTTGTTGTTCTTGCATG GCCTCTCTTTGCTCTGGTCTATCCTCT GTATTCTTCCATCAAAGCCATCGAGACAAATTCCATTACAGATACTCACAAGATAAATACGTATTGGGTCGTCTTCTCATTGATCTTGCTATTTGAGCATGCTTTTATGAAGCTCCTTGAATg GTTCCTGCTGTGGCCATACATTAGGCTACTGATTGTCTTCTTTTTGGTGATGCCACATTTTGATGGTGCCTTATGTGTCTATAAACATCTTATCTGTCCATGCCTCTCCATAAATCCCCAAGTTGTTATCAACTTGTTCAACAAGCGGAAGGAGTCCCTTGAGAGAGATAACTTTCTCTCTGAGGTTGAGAGATATGTCAAGGAGAATGGACCTGAAGGTTTGGAAAAATTTATTGCTTGCAAG TCAACGAGGACAAATCTCAATGTCAAAGAGTTCAATGCAGTTTCATCCATGGATAATGAAGCG TCAAAATCCATAAAGCCAAATGGTGGACAGAAAGATATCAAAGCTGTGCAG GTTAGTCAGGCAGAGCCTAATCTCACTGTGAATGAAGATAAATTTTCTTCTAGGAAGATGAATGAAAAAGCCATTGGGGCTGCAGCTGACAGAGAAATTCTGAATACTCCACCTCCAAAGAAAGTCCAGAAGGAGTGGACCACAGTCAGTCCGCTACCAACTCAAACTGATGCAACTTTTAATTCCCCTCTCGGTGATAATAAACATGTAGCCGAGGCCTTGAAGATAAAGAATGAGGCAGAGCCGAAGCTCACTTGGCCTGAAAGCAGTACTGTTGCAGCCATGGAAATATATGAAAAGCCGGTTGAGGTTGGAACAGTTATAGAAGATCCAGAGCCTCCTAAAGAAGTCCAGAAAGAGTGGACTTGTGCTCTGTCTCAGGTAACTACTACATGTGAAAGAAATTTGAATTCCCACCTGCAAGGGAGAAAACACAAGGCAGCATATGAGGCACTGAAAGCAGGGAACCAGGCATTTGTGCCCAAGATTGCCCCAGCTTCAACTGCAAAAACATCCAATCAACCAAATAAGGAGCTAGGAAAGAGTATTCCGTGCAGTGGATCAAAACAAAAAGTTACTGTATATGAAAATGTGCAAGGCCAGAAAAATAGTAGTCCAGCTCCAATCACAAAGAAGCACTATAAACCGAAAGAGGAGCTAGCAGATGGTGTATCCAGCAAGGACCAGAAAAGGAAAATTGCTATACAGGTCGAGAAGGTACAAAGTCAACAACCGAAGCCAAATGAAGTTCCAAGGGTGAAGAGTTGTCCTTGGAGGTGTGAGATTTGTAGCGTAAGCTGTTCTGATGAGATTGACTTGCTGTCTCATCTCAACGGAAAAAAACACAAGGAAAATGTGCAAGAACAACAAGAGTACCTAATCAGGGTTGGAGAGTTTGACATTTACTGGTGA
- the LOC121049900 gene encoding uncharacterized protein LOC121049900 isoform X4 → MGLLGLVGFALQCFVVLAWPLFALVYPLYSSIKAIETNSITDTHKINTYWVVFSLILLFEHAFMKLLEWFLLWPYIRLLIVFFLVMPHFDGALCVYKHLICPCLSINPQVVINLFNKRKESLERDNFLSEVERYVKENGPEGLEKFIACKSKSIKPNGGQKDIKAVQVMVKKKETTASQVSQAEPNLTVNEDKFSSRKMNEKAIGAAADREILNTPPPKKVQKEWTTVSPLPTQTDATFNSPLGDNKHVAEALKIKNEAEPKLTWPESSTVAAMEIYEKPVEVGTVIEDPEPPKEVQKEWTCALSQVTTTCERNLNSHLQGRKHKAAYEALKAGNQAFVPKIAPASTAKTSNQPNKELGKSIPCSGSKQKVTVYENVQGQKNSSPAPITKKHYKPKEELADGVSSKDQKRKIAIQVEKVQSQQPKPNEVPRVKSCPWRCEICSVSCSDEIDLLSHLNGKKHKENVQEQQEYLIRVGEFDIYW, encoded by the exons ATGGGCTTACTGGGTCTTGTTGGATTTGCGCTCCAATGCTTTGTTGTTCTTGCATG GCCTCTCTTTGCTCTGGTCTATCCTCT GTATTCTTCCATCAAAGCCATCGAGACAAATTCCATTACAGATACTCACAAGATAAATACGTATTGGGTCGTCTTCTCATTGATCTTGCTATTTGAGCATGCTTTTATGAAGCTCCTTGAATg GTTCCTGCTGTGGCCATACATTAGGCTACTGATTGTCTTCTTTTTGGTGATGCCACATTTTGATGGTGCCTTATGTGTCTATAAACATCTTATCTGTCCATGCCTCTCCATAAATCCCCAAGTTGTTATCAACTTGTTCAACAAGCGGAAGGAGTCCCTTGAGAGAGATAACTTTCTCTCTGAGGTTGAGAGATATGTCAAGGAGAATGGACCTGAAGGTTTGGAAAAATTTATTGCTTGCAAG TCAAAATCCATAAAGCCAAATGGTGGACAGAAAGATATCAAAGCTGTGCAGGTAAtggtgaaaaagaaggaaacaacTGCTAGCCAA GTTAGTCAGGCAGAGCCTAATCTCACTGTGAATGAAGATAAATTTTCTTCTAGGAAGATGAATGAAAAAGCCATTGGGGCTGCAGCTGACAGAGAAATTCTGAATACTCCACCTCCAAAGAAAGTCCAGAAGGAGTGGACCACAGTCAGTCCGCTACCAACTCAAACTGATGCAACTTTTAATTCCCCTCTCGGTGATAATAAACATGTAGCCGAGGCCTTGAAGATAAAGAATGAGGCAGAGCCGAAGCTCACTTGGCCTGAAAGCAGTACTGTTGCAGCCATGGAAATATATGAAAAGCCGGTTGAGGTTGGAACAGTTATAGAAGATCCAGAGCCTCCTAAAGAAGTCCAGAAAGAGTGGACTTGTGCTCTGTCTCAGGTAACTACTACATGTGAAAGAAATTTGAATTCCCACCTGCAAGGGAGAAAACACAAGGCAGCATATGAGGCACTGAAAGCAGGGAACCAGGCATTTGTGCCCAAGATTGCCCCAGCTTCAACTGCAAAAACATCCAATCAACCAAATAAGGAGCTAGGAAAGAGTATTCCGTGCAGTGGATCAAAACAAAAAGTTACTGTATATGAAAATGTGCAAGGCCAGAAAAATAGTAGTCCAGCTCCAATCACAAAGAAGCACTATAAACCGAAAGAGGAGCTAGCAGATGGTGTATCCAGCAAGGACCAGAAAAGGAAAATTGCTATACAGGTCGAGAAGGTACAAAGTCAACAACCGAAGCCAAATGAAGTTCCAAGGGTGAAGAGTTGTCCTTGGAGGTGTGAGATTTGTAGCGTAAGCTGTTCTGATGAGATTGACTTGCTGTCTCATCTCAACGGAAAAAAACACAAGGAAAATGTGCAAGAACAACAAGAGTACCTAATCAGGGTTGGAGAGTTTGACATTTACTGGTGA
- the LOC121049900 gene encoding uncharacterized protein LOC121049900 isoform X1, with the protein MGLLGLVGFALQCFVVLAWPLFALVYPLYSSIKAIETNSITDTHKINTYWVVFSLILLFEHAFMKLLEWFLLWPYIRLLIVFFLVMPHFDGALCVYKHLICPCLSINPQVVINLFNKRKESLERDNFLSEVERYVKENGPEGLEKFIACKSTRTNLNVKEFNAVSSMDNEASKSIKPNGGQKDIKAVQVMVKKKETTASQVSQAEPNLTVNEDKFSSRKMNEKAIGAAADREILNTPPPKKVQKEWTTVSPLPTQTDATFNSPLGDNKHVAEALKIKNEAEPKLTWPESSTVAAMEIYEKPVEVGTVIEDPEPPKEVQKEWTCALSQVTTTCERNLNSHLQGRKHKAAYEALKAGNQAFVPKIAPASTAKTSNQPNKELGKSIPCSGSKQKVTVYENVQGQKNSSPAPITKKHYKPKEELADGVSSKDQKRKIAIQVEKVQSQQPKPNEVPRVKSCPWRCEICSVSCSDEIDLLSHLNGKKHKENVQEQQEYLIRVGEFDIYW; encoded by the exons ATGGGCTTACTGGGTCTTGTTGGATTTGCGCTCCAATGCTTTGTTGTTCTTGCATG GCCTCTCTTTGCTCTGGTCTATCCTCT GTATTCTTCCATCAAAGCCATCGAGACAAATTCCATTACAGATACTCACAAGATAAATACGTATTGGGTCGTCTTCTCATTGATCTTGCTATTTGAGCATGCTTTTATGAAGCTCCTTGAATg GTTCCTGCTGTGGCCATACATTAGGCTACTGATTGTCTTCTTTTTGGTGATGCCACATTTTGATGGTGCCTTATGTGTCTATAAACATCTTATCTGTCCATGCCTCTCCATAAATCCCCAAGTTGTTATCAACTTGTTCAACAAGCGGAAGGAGTCCCTTGAGAGAGATAACTTTCTCTCTGAGGTTGAGAGATATGTCAAGGAGAATGGACCTGAAGGTTTGGAAAAATTTATTGCTTGCAAG TCAACGAGGACAAATCTCAATGTCAAAGAGTTCAATGCAGTTTCATCCATGGATAATGAAGCG TCAAAATCCATAAAGCCAAATGGTGGACAGAAAGATATCAAAGCTGTGCAGGTAAtggtgaaaaagaaggaaacaacTGCTAGCCAA GTTAGTCAGGCAGAGCCTAATCTCACTGTGAATGAAGATAAATTTTCTTCTAGGAAGATGAATGAAAAAGCCATTGGGGCTGCAGCTGACAGAGAAATTCTGAATACTCCACCTCCAAAGAAAGTCCAGAAGGAGTGGACCACAGTCAGTCCGCTACCAACTCAAACTGATGCAACTTTTAATTCCCCTCTCGGTGATAATAAACATGTAGCCGAGGCCTTGAAGATAAAGAATGAGGCAGAGCCGAAGCTCACTTGGCCTGAAAGCAGTACTGTTGCAGCCATGGAAATATATGAAAAGCCGGTTGAGGTTGGAACAGTTATAGAAGATCCAGAGCCTCCTAAAGAAGTCCAGAAAGAGTGGACTTGTGCTCTGTCTCAGGTAACTACTACATGTGAAAGAAATTTGAATTCCCACCTGCAAGGGAGAAAACACAAGGCAGCATATGAGGCACTGAAAGCAGGGAACCAGGCATTTGTGCCCAAGATTGCCCCAGCTTCAACTGCAAAAACATCCAATCAACCAAATAAGGAGCTAGGAAAGAGTATTCCGTGCAGTGGATCAAAACAAAAAGTTACTGTATATGAAAATGTGCAAGGCCAGAAAAATAGTAGTCCAGCTCCAATCACAAAGAAGCACTATAAACCGAAAGAGGAGCTAGCAGATGGTGTATCCAGCAAGGACCAGAAAAGGAAAATTGCTATACAGGTCGAGAAGGTACAAAGTCAACAACCGAAGCCAAATGAAGTTCCAAGGGTGAAGAGTTGTCCTTGGAGGTGTGAGATTTGTAGCGTAAGCTGTTCTGATGAGATTGACTTGCTGTCTCATCTCAACGGAAAAAAACACAAGGAAAATGTGCAAGAACAACAAGAGTACCTAATCAGGGTTGGAGAGTTTGACATTTACTGGTGA
- the LOC121049900 gene encoding uncharacterized protein LOC121049900 isoform X6, with protein MGLLGLVGFALQCFVVLAWPLFALVYPLYSSIKAIETNSITDTHKINTYWVVFSLILLFEHAFMKLLEWFLLWPYIRLLIVFFLVMPHFDGALCVYKHLICPCLSINPQVVINLFNKRKESLERDNFLSEVERYVKENGPEGLEKFIACKSTRTNLNVKEFNAVSSMDNEASKSIKPNGGQKDIKAVQVMVKKKETTASQVGTVIEDPEPPKEVQKEWTCALSQVTTTCERNLNSHLQGRKHKAAYEALKAGNQAFVPKIAPASTAKTSNQPNKELGKSIPCSGSKQKVTVYENVQGQKNSSPAPITKKHYKPKEELADGVSSKDQKRKIAIQVEKVQSQQPKPNEVPRVKSCPWRCEICSVSCSDEIDLLSHLNGKKHKENVQEQQEYLIRVGEFDIYW; from the exons ATGGGCTTACTGGGTCTTGTTGGATTTGCGCTCCAATGCTTTGTTGTTCTTGCATG GCCTCTCTTTGCTCTGGTCTATCCTCT GTATTCTTCCATCAAAGCCATCGAGACAAATTCCATTACAGATACTCACAAGATAAATACGTATTGGGTCGTCTTCTCATTGATCTTGCTATTTGAGCATGCTTTTATGAAGCTCCTTGAATg GTTCCTGCTGTGGCCATACATTAGGCTACTGATTGTCTTCTTTTTGGTGATGCCACATTTTGATGGTGCCTTATGTGTCTATAAACATCTTATCTGTCCATGCCTCTCCATAAATCCCCAAGTTGTTATCAACTTGTTCAACAAGCGGAAGGAGTCCCTTGAGAGAGATAACTTTCTCTCTGAGGTTGAGAGATATGTCAAGGAGAATGGACCTGAAGGTTTGGAAAAATTTATTGCTTGCAAG TCAACGAGGACAAATCTCAATGTCAAAGAGTTCAATGCAGTTTCATCCATGGATAATGAAGCG TCAAAATCCATAAAGCCAAATGGTGGACAGAAAGATATCAAAGCTGTGCAGGTAAtggtgaaaaagaaggaaacaacTGCTAGCCAA GTTGGAACAGTTATAGAAGATCCAGAGCCTCCTAAAGAAGTCCAGAAAGAGTGGACTTGTGCTCTGTCTCAGGTAACTACTACATGTGAAAGAAATTTGAATTCCCACCTGCAAGGGAGAAAACACAAGGCAGCATATGAGGCACTGAAAGCAGGGAACCAGGCATTTGTGCCCAAGATTGCCCCAGCTTCAACTGCAAAAACATCCAATCAACCAAATAAGGAGCTAGGAAAGAGTATTCCGTGCAGTGGATCAAAACAAAAAGTTACTGTATATGAAAATGTGCAAGGCCAGAAAAATAGTAGTCCAGCTCCAATCACAAAGAAGCACTATAAACCGAAAGAGGAGCTAGCAGATGGTGTATCCAGCAAGGACCAGAAAAGGAAAATTGCTATACAGGTCGAGAAGGTACAAAGTCAACAACCGAAGCCAAATGAAGTTCCAAGGGTGAAGAGTTGTCCTTGGAGGTGTGAGATTTGTAGCGTAAGCTGTTCTGATGAGATTGACTTGCTGTCTCATCTCAACGGAAAAAAACACAAGGAAAATGTGCAAGAACAACAAGAGTACCTAATCAGGGTTGGAGAGTTTGACATTTACTGGTGA